Proteins from one Gibbsiella quercinecans genomic window:
- a CDS encoding carbohydrate ABC transporter permease, protein MLSLQQREHRQAWVLLAPMLVVMFLLTAWPLLRTIWLGFTDAALVGSGETPAYVGLENYLYALTDPDFQAAILRTLYFTVVSVIIEGVLGVLVALLLNQRFVGRNLLRVLVILPWALPTIVNAMMWRLNFNPDYGSINALLTQLGVIDHYRSWLGSPDAALHAVMLADIWKNYPLVTLLTLAALQSIPEDLYEAARLDGAPAWRRFRAITFPAIVAPLGVALVLRTIDSFKVFDIIYVMTRGGPADSTKTLSFFVYQESFSYLRAGSGAAYAILMALMCSVLIALYLLMLRRRSADHET, encoded by the coding sequence ATGCTGAGTTTGCAACAACGCGAGCATCGTCAGGCGTGGGTGCTGCTGGCGCCCATGCTGGTAGTGATGTTCCTGCTAACTGCCTGGCCGCTGCTGCGCACCATCTGGCTCGGATTTACCGACGCGGCGTTAGTGGGCAGCGGCGAGACCCCAGCCTACGTCGGGCTGGAGAACTACCTTTATGCGCTGACCGATCCCGATTTTCAGGCGGCCATTCTGCGCACGCTGTATTTCACCGTAGTGTCAGTGATAATTGAAGGCGTGCTGGGAGTGCTGGTGGCGTTGCTGCTCAACCAGCGCTTCGTCGGACGCAATCTGTTGCGCGTGCTGGTGATCCTGCCGTGGGCGCTGCCGACCATTGTTAACGCCATGATGTGGCGGCTCAACTTCAACCCGGATTATGGCAGCATCAACGCACTATTAACGCAGTTGGGCGTTATCGACCATTACCGCAGTTGGCTGGGTTCGCCGGACGCCGCGCTGCACGCGGTGATGCTGGCGGACATCTGGAAAAACTACCCGTTGGTGACGCTGCTGACGTTGGCGGCGCTACAATCGATCCCGGAAGACCTGTATGAAGCGGCGCGGCTGGATGGCGCCCCAGCCTGGCGACGTTTTCGCGCCATCACCTTCCCGGCGATCGTCGCCCCGCTCGGCGTCGCGCTGGTGTTGCGCACCATCGACTCTTTCAAGGTTTTCGACATCATCTACGTGATGACGCGCGGCGGCCCGGCAGACAGCACCAAAACCCTCAGTTTTTTCGTCTATCAGGAGTCGTTCAGCTACCTGCGCGCCGGCAGCGGCGCAGCCTACGCCATCTTGATGGCGCTGATGTGCAGCGTGCTGATCGCGCTCTATTTGTTAATGCTGCGCCGACGGAGTGCCGACCATGAAACGTAA
- a CDS encoding carbohydrate ABC transporter permease, translating into MKRKLRPLLRYGAALLVAASIVGPMLWLFLMSVSSTADLTRVPLEWLPRQWDFSRYGRLLSLQIGQPGELFLHALGNSLLVASGATLLSLLLAIPAAFSFSRYPGRDGWLFAGLAVYMVPPVAFALPLYAVLQQLDLLNTRGGLTLVYCSLILPFLTWMLKNQFDSLPRDIEQAARLDGLRFWQVLLRITLPLAKPMLGAAAIFGWLLAWDEFFYALLFTSNLSAQTLPVTIAGFTAGRATDDGLIAAVGILASTPPLFIAIWLQKALVSGLTNGGSKG; encoded by the coding sequence ATGAAACGTAAACTGCGCCCGCTGCTGCGTTACGGCGCCGCGCTGCTGGTGGCTGCCAGCATCGTCGGCCCGATGCTGTGGCTGTTCCTGATGAGCGTCAGTTCCACGGCCGATTTAACCCGCGTGCCGCTGGAATGGCTGCCGCGCCAGTGGGATTTCAGCCGCTACGGCCGCCTGCTCTCTCTGCAAATCGGCCAGCCTGGTGAACTGTTCCTCCATGCGCTGGGCAACAGCCTGCTGGTGGCCAGCGGCGCGACGCTGCTTTCGCTGCTGCTGGCAATCCCGGCAGCGTTCAGTTTCTCCCGCTATCCGGGGCGCGACGGTTGGCTGTTCGCTGGACTGGCGGTCTATATGGTGCCGCCAGTGGCGTTCGCGCTGCCGTTGTACGCCGTGCTGCAACAGTTGGATCTGCTAAATACCCGCGGCGGGCTAACGCTAGTCTATTGCTCGCTGATCCTGCCTTTCCTCACCTGGATGCTGAAAAATCAGTTCGATAGCCTGCCGCGCGACATCGAACAGGCGGCGCGGCTGGACGGGCTGCGATTCTGGCAGGTGCTGCTGCGCATCACCCTGCCGCTGGCGAAGCCGATGCTGGGCGCGGCGGCGATCTTCGGTTGGCTACTGGCCTGGGACGAGTTTTTCTACGCGCTGCTGTTTACCAGTAACCTCAGCGCACAAACCCTGCCGGTGACCATCGCCGGTTTCACCGCCGGGCGCGCCACCGACGATGGCCTGATCGCCGCTGTCGGCATACTCGCCTCGACGCCCCCGCTATTTATCGCCATCTGGCTGCAGAAAGCGCTGGTCAGCGGCCTCACCAATGGCGGCAGTAAGGGATAA
- a CDS encoding carbohydrate kinase family protein → MDRTHNATLYVAGNINIDLIMGTLAQWPRPGTEIMLEHSELRPGGSAGNCALALAQMNVPHRAVANQGSDGFSAWLAGHFAASADAWPRYACDTSLTVGVTHPDKERSFISNQGHIVRLTAADVLAQLPERAQPGDIALLCGTFLCTALLDDYPALLATLQQRGFLVAVDTGWPPRGWSDALRRQLLHWLADCDWLLLNEAETLGFAQQPTLEASARWLADRLHRGGGCVVKRGAQGASLWTRQTQLDAPAQPVAVVDTIGAGDSFNAGFLSALLCGEPHAQALRWGIEVSAHAISSSPRSYPDWQTLQQSLFTPDLEEN, encoded by the coding sequence ATGGACAGAACCCACAACGCCACCTTGTATGTGGCAGGCAATATCAACATCGATTTAATTATGGGTACGCTGGCGCAGTGGCCGCGACCCGGCACCGAGATCATGCTGGAGCATAGCGAGCTGCGCCCCGGCGGCTCCGCCGGAAACTGTGCGCTGGCGCTGGCGCAGATGAACGTGCCGCACCGGGCCGTCGCCAATCAGGGCAGCGACGGCTTCAGCGCCTGGCTGGCCGGGCACTTCGCCGCCAGCGCCGACGCCTGGCCGCGCTACGCCTGCGATACTTCGCTGACCGTGGGCGTGACCCATCCGGACAAAGAGCGCTCGTTTATCAGTAATCAGGGCCACATCGTGCGCCTGACTGCCGCAGACGTGCTGGCGCAGTTGCCGGAGCGTGCCCAGCCGGGCGATATCGCGCTGTTATGCGGCACGTTTTTATGTACCGCGCTGCTTGACGATTACCCGGCGCTGCTGGCCACGCTGCAACAACGCGGTTTTCTGGTGGCGGTGGATACCGGTTGGCCGCCGCGGGGCTGGAGCGATGCTCTGCGCCGGCAGTTGCTGCACTGGTTGGCCGATTGCGATTGGCTGCTGCTCAACGAGGCAGAAACCCTCGGCTTTGCCCAGCAGCCCACGCTGGAAGCGTCGGCCCGTTGGCTGGCAGACCGTTTGCACCGTGGCGGCGGCTGTGTGGTAAAACGCGGTGCGCAGGGAGCCAGCCTGTGGACACGCCAAACACAGTTGGACGCGCCGGCGCAGCCGGTGGCCGTGGTCGATACCATTGGCGCCGGCGACAGTTTCAACGCGGGCTTTCTCAGCGCGCTGCTGTGCGGCGAACCCCACGCGCAAGCGCTGCGCTGGGGCATTGAGGTGTCGGCGCATGCCATCAGCAGTTCGCCACGCAGCTATCCCGACTGGCAAACCTTACAACAATCCTTATTCACACCCGATCTTGAGGAGAATTGA
- a CDS encoding ABC transporter ATP-binding protein, translating to MAGVELVKVAKRYGKQTVLHPLDLTIPDGSFTVLVGPSGCGKSTLLRLLAGLETLSDGDILLDKQQINDLDPAERDIAMVFQSYALYPHLTVAENLAFHMQVKKVKREEQQSKIAHIATMLGIDKLLSRYPRALSGGQRQRVAMGRAMVRNPRVFLFDEPLSNLDAQLRMELRAEIKALHQRFNTTTLYVTHDQVEAMTLADQIVVMRDGVIVQQGDPLTIYDRPVNTFVAQFIGSPPMNLLAGNIEVRNGHPGVKCGAQWLALPARWHAAALAQGEKEVLVGLRPHDILPSPEGVAATVRIVEVTGESTLLHLDWQGAPLHVQVAERVTARPGTPLPLVIRPEKIHLFDAASGERLAE from the coding sequence ATGGCCGGCGTAGAACTGGTAAAGGTAGCCAAGCGCTACGGTAAACAAACGGTGCTGCATCCGCTTGATCTCACCATTCCCGACGGCAGTTTCACCGTGCTGGTGGGGCCGTCCGGCTGCGGAAAATCAACCCTGTTGCGCTTATTGGCCGGGCTGGAAACTTTGTCTGACGGCGACATCCTGCTGGATAAGCAGCAAATCAACGATCTCGACCCGGCGGAGCGCGATATCGCCATGGTATTTCAAAGCTACGCGCTCTACCCCCACCTGACGGTGGCGGAAAACCTGGCGTTTCACATGCAGGTAAAGAAAGTGAAACGGGAAGAGCAGCAAAGCAAAATCGCGCATATCGCCACCATGCTCGGCATCGACAAACTGCTCAGCCGCTACCCGCGAGCCCTGTCCGGCGGCCAGCGCCAACGCGTGGCAATGGGCCGGGCGATGGTGCGCAACCCGCGGGTGTTCCTGTTCGACGAACCGCTGTCCAATCTGGATGCGCAGCTGCGCATGGAACTGCGCGCCGAGATCAAAGCGCTGCACCAGCGTTTCAATACCACCACGCTGTATGTGACGCACGATCAGGTGGAAGCGATGACGCTGGCCGACCAGATCGTGGTGATGCGCGATGGCGTGATTGTGCAGCAAGGTGATCCGCTGACCATTTACGATCGCCCGGTCAACACTTTCGTCGCCCAGTTTATCGGATCGCCGCCGATGAACCTGCTAGCGGGAAACATCGAGGTACGCAACGGCCACCCCGGCGTAAAATGCGGCGCACAGTGGTTGGCGCTGCCGGCGCGCTGGCACGCCGCTGCACTGGCACAGGGGGAAAAAGAGGTGCTGGTCGGGCTGCGCCCCCACGACATCCTACCCTCGCCGGAGGGCGTGGCGGCGACAGTGCGGATTGTGGAAGTGACCGGCGAATCGACGCTGCTACACCTCGACTGGCAAGGCGCGCCGTTGCACGTGCAGGTGGCAGAACGCGTGACGGCACGGCCGGGAACCCCGCTGCCGCTGGTTATCAGGCCGGAGAAAATCCATTTGTTCGACGCGGCAAGCGGCGAACGATTGGCTGAATAG
- a CDS encoding EthD domain-containing protein, translating to MLKLIMCVKRRPDLTREEFDDHWRNHHAPLVIKYSAMLGIRRYIQTVPFANEVAQHALQHTRNATPVDFDGCAELWWDDLASHLAARKTEEGLNALQQLIEDERKFVDLAHSQLWYGEERHIIDEQ from the coding sequence ATGTTAAAATTAATTATGTGTGTAAAAAGGCGCCCCGATTTAACACGGGAAGAGTTTGATGATCACTGGCGTAATCACCATGCGCCATTAGTGATCAAATATTCTGCAATGCTTGGTATTCGCAGGTATATCCAGACGGTTCCCTTTGCGAATGAAGTGGCACAACATGCGCTTCAGCACACAAGGAATGCCACCCCTGTCGATTTCGATGGTTGCGCCGAATTGTGGTGGGACGATCTGGCATCGCATCTCGCTGCGCGAAAAACAGAAGAAGGTTTAAATGCGCTGCAGCAACTTATTGAAGATGAACGAAAATTCGTAGATTTGGCACATTCGCAACTTTGGTATGGCGAAGAGCGGCATATTATTGATGAGCAATAA
- a CDS encoding MerR family transcriptional regulator, translated as MQIGKLAALTGVSIRMLRYYESAGLLHPTRTEAGYRCFTREDVAVVKRILTLNQAGFTLPAIHGLLNCVGSETAPCETLKIRVREQLDEIDRRIETLYESRALLNQLLTP; from the coding sequence ATGCAAATTGGTAAACTGGCAGCGCTTACCGGCGTGAGCATTCGAATGCTCCGCTACTATGAAAGCGCCGGGTTGCTTCACCCAACGCGAACGGAAGCGGGTTATCGTTGCTTCACGCGGGAAGATGTGGCGGTGGTGAAACGCATACTTACGCTAAACCAGGCGGGGTTTACTCTGCCTGCAATTCACGGCTTGTTGAATTGCGTAGGTTCAGAAACAGCCCCCTGCGAAACCCTAAAAATTCGAGTGCGGGAACAACTGGATGAGATCGACCGTCGGATTGAAACCCTGTACGAAAGCCGCGCTCTGCTTAACCAACTTCTTACGCCCTGA
- a CDS encoding PstS family phosphate ABC transporter substrate-binding protein: protein MNKSIITLPIIGNDGMASLVIPWCEHFQVQHPQIRFECTLEGSSTAIMALAANASWVAPISRAPWQYELDAFTHVKGYSPSAIHVGYTGHGPRAGAKSPPALYINQRNPLHGLTMSQVQAIFGRGNSEGEIRMWSQLGLAGDFKDRRIHVYGLRDDGKYATAFRHLHLSERPYPPHYEPLPDRQSVLEAVANDPFGIGCVGWFNAAAYQSETKMVALARDSSSGYYLPTLTHVHQGLYPLSSYVSLYFDLPPGSKLDPQLKEWLAFTLSPAGQAVIGAQTHSAEGYIPLEEKMLETQKQRLALL from the coding sequence ATGAATAAATCGATTATCACTTTGCCCATTATTGGCAATGATGGAATGGCATCGCTGGTTATCCCCTGGTGCGAACACTTCCAGGTTCAACATCCGCAGATTCGTTTTGAATGCACCCTGGAAGGCTCGTCGACCGCCATTATGGCGCTGGCCGCAAATGCAAGCTGGGTTGCGCCTATCTCCCGCGCACCATGGCAGTATGAGCTGGATGCCTTTACCCACGTGAAAGGGTATTCCCCTTCGGCAATCCATGTCGGTTACACCGGGCATGGGCCTCGCGCAGGGGCCAAAAGCCCACCCGCGCTGTACATTAATCAGCGCAATCCTCTGCATGGGCTGACGATGAGCCAGGTTCAGGCCATCTTTGGGCGAGGAAATAGCGAGGGAGAGATCCGTATGTGGTCGCAGCTGGGCCTGGCGGGGGATTTCAAAGATCGCCGTATCCATGTGTATGGGCTGCGCGATGATGGTAAGTACGCAACGGCTTTCCGGCACCTCCATTTAAGTGAACGGCCGTACCCGCCCCACTATGAACCGTTACCCGATCGTCAATCCGTGCTTGAGGCCGTGGCAAACGATCCCTTCGGTATTGGCTGTGTGGGCTGGTTTAACGCGGCGGCATACCAATCGGAGACTAAAATGGTGGCATTAGCCAGGGACAGTTCATCGGGCTACTATCTGCCGACTTTAACGCATGTACATCAGGGCTTATATCCTTTATCCAGTTACGTTTCTTTGTACTTTGATTTGCCGCCTGGCAGCAAACTGGATCCTCAACTGAAGGAGTGGCTTGCGTTCACTCTCTCGCCGGCGGGGCAAGCGGTGATTGGTGCACAAACCCACAGTGCCGAAGGTTATATCCCGCTCGAAGAAAAGATGCTTGAAACCCAAAAACAGCGTTTAGCGCTGTTATAA
- a CDS encoding PstS family phosphate ABC transporter substrate-binding protein, producing the protein MSSETYTPYLAPADAETLKLASCAHSSDLAANLVAAFRQLNSDIDCAYVAVGEPAVFAFLMTGQASLAMLEREMAPFESVPYRKLINSQPFAIKIGLCAPATPSVYVHRSNTLSHLTLQQLSQIFTNGNPQGDYSCWGQIDMASPLQETSIYPLRLPETAPLSVYLSQHHFDQRLASWAGEYVADTDALLGKLENMPAGIGIAESGRDSDCVRALPLSDGNGHITAATRDDMLSGAYPLTRYLQLYLPKDQNGKLSSHITQFAAFILSPAGQEIVSAHPRYAALSSELIKSQSQQMEHGS; encoded by the coding sequence ATGAGTTCAGAAACCTATACACCTTATCTGGCGCCAGCCGATGCCGAAACGCTCAAACTGGCGTCTTGTGCACATAGCAGCGATCTGGCGGCCAATCTCGTTGCAGCGTTTCGCCAACTAAACAGCGATATCGACTGCGCTTATGTTGCTGTCGGTGAACCCGCCGTATTTGCATTTCTTATGACGGGCCAGGCGTCTTTGGCAATGCTGGAGCGTGAAATGGCGCCTTTTGAGAGCGTGCCTTATCGTAAGCTCATCAACAGCCAGCCGTTCGCCATCAAAATAGGCCTGTGCGCACCCGCCACGCCTTCCGTTTATGTACACCGATCAAATACGCTTTCGCACCTTACCTTGCAGCAACTTAGCCAGATTTTTACCAATGGAAACCCGCAGGGTGATTATTCATGCTGGGGGCAAATCGATATGGCTTCACCGCTACAGGAAACCAGTATTTATCCTTTGCGTTTGCCTGAAACCGCGCCATTAAGTGTTTATCTCAGTCAGCATCACTTTGATCAGCGACTCGCGAGCTGGGCTGGGGAGTATGTCGCCGATACCGATGCTCTGCTGGGGAAACTTGAGAACATGCCTGCCGGAATCGGGATCGCTGAATCCGGGCGGGACAGTGATTGCGTCCGTGCCTTGCCCCTGTCGGATGGCAACGGGCATATCACCGCCGCCACGCGGGATGACATGCTGAGCGGCGCCTATCCATTAACACGTTATTTGCAGTTGTACTTGCCAAAAGACCAGAACGGCAAACTCAGTTCCCACATTACGCAATTTGCAGCGTTCATTCTTTCGCCGGCGGGCCAGGAAATAGTCAGTGCCCACCCGCGCTATGCCGCGTTATCCAGCGAATTAATCAAGTCTCAATCTCAGCAGATGGAACACGGTTCATGA